The bacterium genome has a segment encoding these proteins:
- a CDS encoding chemotaxis response regulator protein-glutamate methylesterase has protein sequence MKNQIKVLVVDDSAIIRDAIITALESEEEIKVIATATNGKEAITLIPELKPDIVTMDIVMPIMDGLQATEHIMAYHPTPIVVITSLLPKDMEIAFKALNSGALDVMERPNISELLNPASKKRKQLIDKVKILANVKVITHLGGRLVKKEKESLESTPTPAEAKFKIIGIASSTGGPKTVRKILSKLPVDFPIPIVIVQHISDGFTKGLVDWWNNECAIEIREGKEGERLNKGTVYIAPSFVHMTVTKNERIKLEDTPPVGGHKPAGNVLLTSVAQAYQDSAMGIILTGMGDDGAIGIKAIKDAGGFTIAQDEKTCAIFGMPKVAIEMGGVDKVLPLDEIPDEIMRRIKSRSGR, from the coding sequence TATCACTGCCTTAGAAAGTGAAGAAGAGATTAAAGTCATTGCCACGGCGACTAACGGTAAAGAGGCAATTACCCTTATACCCGAATTAAAACCAGATATAGTTACGATGGATATAGTTATGCCGATTATGGATGGACTCCAGGCAACCGAACATATTATGGCTTACCATCCTACCCCAATTGTCGTCATTACTTCTTTACTTCCAAAGGATATGGAAATTGCATTTAAAGCATTAAATTCTGGGGCATTAGATGTTATGGAAAGACCAAATATCTCAGAATTGTTAAATCCTGCCTCAAAAAAAAGAAAACAACTTATAGATAAAGTAAAAATCCTGGCAAATGTAAAAGTAATTACTCATCTGGGCGGTAGACTCGTCAAAAAGGAAAAAGAGTCTTTAGAATCTACACCTACCCCTGCTGAGGCAAAATTTAAGATAATTGGCATCGCTTCTTCTACCGGTGGACCTAAAACTGTTCGGAAAATATTATCTAAATTACCTGTTGATTTCCCGATACCAATCGTCATTGTTCAACATATCTCTGATGGATTTACGAAAGGATTAGTTGATTGGTGGAATAATGAATGTGCCATAGAAATTCGAGAAGGAAAAGAGGGGGAGAGACTTAATAAAGGAACAGTGTATATTGCTCCGTCTTTTGTTCATATGACTGTGACTAAAAACGAGCGAATAAAATTAGAAGATACTCCGCCTGTTGGTGGTCATAAACCCGCCGGGAATGTCTTACTTACATCCGTAGCCCAGGCATATCAGGATTCTGCGATGGGTATAATTCTTACAGGTATGGGTGATGATGGAGCAATTGGTATAAAAGCAATTAAAGACGCCGGCGGATTCACTATCGCCCAGGATGAGAAAACCTGCGCCATATTTGGTATGCCAAAGGTAGCTATTGAAATGGGTGGCGTTGACAAAGTCCTACCGCTGGATGAAATACCGGATGAAATAATGAGGAGGATAAAATCACGAAGTGGCAGATAA